DNA from candidate division WOR-3 bacterium:
CAAGGTCGCGTAGAGGACAGGCTACAAACAGGTCCTCTTGCCAGCGGTCTTGATGTCCAATCAAGGTCGGGCTCCTTTCGGTGGCATCCAACCTTCAGACGGCTGACATACTTACATGGTTGCATCAAAAGAGGGTTTTTCAACAGCCCCAATAGAGGTCAATCCGTCCCCACAGTACAGCGGAAGCCCAAGAAGTCGCTTCGAAGTGAGGGTTTGTTTCCGCCCCGCCTCGCACTACGCAGGCCCCCTGTTTCGGCGAACCATGAACCGTCTCGTATGACACGGACCGAGCCACTTGTCGGTCCCTGCGGATTGTCACCGGGACTTCGGCGATAGTACCCCTCGGAATACCTGTCCTGGCACCACTCGCGTACATTGCCAGCCATGTCGAGACACCCGTAGGGCGATACACCGAGCGGGTAGTGGCCGACCGGCGCAGTGAATCCGTATCCGTCGAGTTTCCATTCCTCGGGGCCTGAGTCCCAGTCCAAGCCCACCGCCCAGTTGGCCCGGTGTATCCCGCTCGCGTGGGGCTCAGCATCACCCCAAGGGTACTTCCGCGCATCGGTTCCGCGTGCCGCCTTCTCCCACTCCGCCTCAGTCGGTAGGCGCCTGCCCACCCAGTCGCAGTACGCGTTGGCGTCGTTCCACGACACCAGGACGACGGGGTGGTTCTCCCTGCCAGTGAAGGCGTAGTCCCGCCAGTTCACGCCCGTGCGCCAAACCGCCCTGGAGGAGTCGGGGTCGTACACACAGCTTGAATCGGACATAGTCTCCGCGTCGGTGCGATATCCAGTCGCTTTGACGAACTCCTCGAACTGACGGTTGGTCACCTCGCACTTATCTACATAGTATTCGCTCATGGTGACTTGGTGCCGAGGGCGCTCGTTGCTCTCGCCTTCACCCTCTTGACTTCCCATCAGGAACGCGCCAGCCGGAATCTTCACCATTACCGACGAGTCCATAGGCCACAGGTACTCCTCGAAACCTTGGGGGTTAGTTCGCAGGAACCGCATCCTGGTCGGAAGAAGTCTCCTGCTGACTTCATGGACCTTGCTGGAAGCAAGAGCCGCTGGCCGAGTCTGAGCGTAGTTCGACACCAAGTTGTCGTAGAGAGAGTGCGCAACTTCGTAGTTGTTTTCCTTCTCTGCTTGGGCTGCGAGCGCAAGCAGAGAGTCCGCAGCGAGTTCGGCACGCCGGACCGCGCTGACATAGTTGCCTGGAACCTCTAGCGAGGCACACATTCCGTCCCACGTTGCCGTTAGGCGCAACGCCGAATCGTCCAGTACCGCTTCGTAGAAGTCTCTTAAGTCCACGTTCAGAATTCCATCTTCGGTAGTTCGGACGCTCCGGCCGTTTCCGCGGTCGGCCCCCGAAACCAACACAGAACGATCGCAAACTCGCGCTCCGTGCTGATACGACGTATCCCCACGCGAAACTACCTCCTTTGACCAATCGCGCGGCCGGAGGGGAAACCGAGAACGGTTTGGTATCCCAAAATAGAGACACCCACCTAGGGCGAGAATCGAACCGTATGCTAGATTCCTGCTGGTACCAGACTTCTTGTTCCCGAAAGCGTCCACATGGTCACGCCAATCGTTGACTGCCGCTGCGGCGACGAGTGGCAGAGTCATCGCGCCAAGCCAGCAACCGAGGTTGGTCCAAGTGTAGTCGCTGTGGTAGTACCTTGTCTCGAC
Protein-coding regions in this window:
- a CDS encoding formylglycine-generating enzyme family protein, whose translation is MRRQPAGLLALATVLSIGSCSSKLVNSAAEYRRVTPEKTRLNWVWPRRSTPVLSTTLTSEFLSERVETRYYHSDYTWTNLGCWLGAMTLPLVAAAAVNDWRDHVDAFGNKKSGTSRNLAYGSILALGGCLYFGIPNRSRFPLRPRDWSKEVVSRGDTSYQHGARVCDRSVLVSGADRGNGRSVRTTEDGILNVDLRDFYEAVLDDSALRLTATWDGMCASLEVPGNYVSAVRRAELAADSLLALAAQAEKENNYEVAHSLYDNLVSNYAQTRPAALASSKVHEVSRRLLPTRMRFLRTNPQGFEEYLWPMDSSVMVKIPAGAFLMGSQEGEGESNERPRHQVTMSEYYVDKCEVTNRQFEEFVKATGYRTDAETMSDSSCVYDPDSSRAVWRTGVNWRDYAFTGRENHPVVLVSWNDANAYCDWVGRRLPTEAEWEKAARGTDARKYPWGDAEPHASGIHRANWAVGLDWDSGPEEWKLDGYGFTAPVGHYPLGVSPYGCLDMAGNVREWCQDRYSEGYYRRSPGDNPQGPTSGSVRVIRDGSWFAETGGLRSARRGGNKPSLRSDFLGFRCTVGTD